In Stenotrophomonas sp. 169, one DNA window encodes the following:
- the ribD gene encoding bifunctional diaminohydroxyphosphoribosylaminopyrimidine deaminase/5-amino-6-(5-phosphoribosylamino)uracil reductase RibD, with the protein MSGFSALDHLHMATALRLAERAAYTARPNPMVGCVIAHGERVVGQGWHQRAGGPHAEVFALREAGEQARGATAYVTLEPCAHYGRTPPCALALIESGVTRVVAAMRDPFPQVDGGGFDLLRAAGIEVSEGLMAAQSRELNRGFLSRVERGRPWVRVKLAASLDGRTAMADGTSKWITGAAAREDVQHWRARAGAILTGASTVLADDPQLTVRLADTEVLPPLRVVLDAQLRSLECARVREGPAPTLYLHDPAISAPDAADAQFASVPCVGGRLDLAAVLALLGARGINELHTEAGATLSGALMAGGWVDELLLYQAPTLLGEHGLPLFAGLGVHAMQQQHRLQLIDQCQVGTDLRLRLRPAG; encoded by the coding sequence ATGTCCGGTTTTTCCGCCCTCGATCATCTGCACATGGCGACCGCCTTGCGGTTGGCGGAGCGCGCGGCCTATACCGCACGACCCAACCCGATGGTGGGCTGCGTGATCGCCCATGGCGAGCGGGTGGTCGGGCAGGGCTGGCACCAGCGCGCTGGCGGACCGCATGCCGAGGTATTCGCCCTGCGCGAAGCGGGCGAACAGGCACGCGGCGCCACGGCCTACGTCACCTTGGAACCCTGCGCCCACTATGGCCGCACGCCACCTTGTGCGCTCGCGCTGATCGAGTCCGGCGTTACGCGTGTCGTGGCGGCCATGCGTGACCCCTTCCCGCAGGTCGATGGCGGTGGATTCGACCTGCTGCGTGCGGCGGGCATCGAGGTCAGCGAGGGGCTGATGGCCGCGCAGTCACGTGAATTGAACCGTGGCTTCCTGTCGCGTGTGGAACGCGGCCGGCCGTGGGTGCGGGTCAAACTTGCGGCCAGCCTGGATGGTCGCACGGCGATGGCGGACGGCACGTCCAAATGGATAACCGGCGCTGCCGCACGTGAAGACGTGCAGCATTGGCGTGCACGGGCTGGCGCGATCCTGACCGGCGCCTCCACTGTGCTCGCCGACGACCCGCAGCTGACGGTGCGTCTGGCCGACACCGAGGTGCTGCCGCCGTTGCGCGTGGTGTTGGATGCGCAACTCCGCTCGCTGGAATGCGCGCGCGTGCGCGAAGGCCCGGCGCCGACGCTGTACCTGCATGACCCCGCCATCAGCGCACCCGATGCGGCCGATGCGCAGTTTGCCAGCGTGCCGTGCGTCGGCGGCCGCCTGGACCTGGCGGCGGTGCTGGCGCTGCTCGGCGCGCGTGGCATCAACGAACTGCATACGGAAGCCGGCGCGACCCTGTCAGGTGCCTTGATGGCAGGCGGCTGGGTGGACGAATTGCTGCTGTACCAGGCGCCGACCCTGCTTGGCGAGCATGGCCTGCCGTTGTTTGCAGGCCTTGGCGTGCACGCCATGCAACAGCAGCACCGCCTGCAGCTGATCGATCAATGCCAGGTGGGCACCGATCTGCGGCTGCGGTTGCGCCCCGCGGGCTGA
- a CDS encoding riboflavin synthase, which translates to MFTGIIEGVGRLAARETLGGDVRFTFHVGSLPFDSVQLGESIAINGVCLTVIAFDAQTFQADASTETLGLTTLGSLVEGAVINLERAMRPTDRLGGHLVSGHVDGLGQVLSIHDDARAQRWRFAAPKALRRYIAKKGSICVDGVSLTVNEVDDEGFEVALIPHTVSHTAFAASTVGSAVNLEIDLVARYVERLLGEGARA; encoded by the coding sequence TTGTTTACTGGAATCATTGAAGGCGTCGGCCGTCTGGCCGCGCGCGAAACCCTCGGCGGCGATGTCCGCTTCACCTTCCACGTCGGCAGCCTGCCCTTCGACAGCGTGCAGCTGGGCGAGAGCATCGCCATCAACGGGGTCTGCCTGACGGTCATCGCATTCGACGCGCAGACCTTCCAGGCCGATGCGTCGACTGAAACCCTTGGGCTGACGACGCTGGGCAGCCTGGTGGAAGGGGCGGTCATCAATCTGGAGCGCGCGATGCGTCCGACCGATCGCCTCGGCGGGCATCTGGTCAGCGGCCACGTTGACGGGCTGGGGCAGGTGCTGTCCATCCATGACGATGCGCGCGCCCAGCGCTGGCGCTTTGCCGCACCGAAGGCGCTGCGGCGGTATATCGCCAAGAAGGGATCGATCTGCGTCGACGGCGTGAGTCTGACGGTGAACGAGGTGGATGACGAGGGCTTCGAGGTCGCGTTGATCCCGCACACCGTTTCGCACACCGCCTTCGCCGCCAGCACCGTCGGCAGCGCGGTCAACCTGGAAATCGACCTGGTCGCGCGCTATGTCGAGCGTCTGCTGGGTGAAGGAGCACGCGCATGA
- the ribB gene encoding 3,4-dihydroxy-2-butanone-4-phosphate synthase, with protein MNFAPIPEILEDIRLGRMVVIVDDEDRENEGDLIMAAELVKPSDINFMVTHGRGLVCLPLTRERAADLGLAPMVQANTAQFQTNFTVSIEAAEGVTTGISAYDRAHTIRTAVKPDAKASDLHQPGHIFPLIAQPGGVLTRAGHTEAGVDLAMLAGLEPAGVLVEILNPDGSMARRPELEVFAREHGLKMGSIADLIAYRLATEKTVERVDEREIETEFGGFTLVTYRDRIAHDLHFALVRGTPDAQTPTLVRVQVENPLADLLHWRRDDFGVAATDALRAIAAADSGVMVVLSAPRDSETLLYRLRQQPQPVTPGKDKDVSQWRRNGAGAQILSDLGLGKLRVLGTPRRQIGLAGYGLEVVETVGC; from the coding sequence ATGAACTTCGCCCCCATTCCCGAGATCCTGGAAGACATCCGTCTGGGCCGCATGGTGGTCATCGTGGATGACGAAGACCGCGAAAACGAAGGCGACCTGATCATGGCCGCTGAGCTGGTCAAGCCAAGCGACATCAATTTCATGGTCACCCATGGACGTGGCCTGGTGTGCTTGCCGCTCACCCGTGAGCGTGCCGCTGATCTGGGCCTGGCGCCGATGGTGCAGGCGAACACCGCCCAGTTCCAGACCAATTTCACGGTCAGCATCGAGGCGGCGGAGGGGGTTACCACCGGTATCTCCGCCTATGACCGTGCGCATACCATCCGCACGGCGGTGAAGCCCGATGCCAAAGCATCGGACCTGCATCAGCCGGGCCATATCTTCCCGTTGATTGCCCAGCCCGGCGGCGTGCTCACCCGCGCCGGTCATACCGAAGCGGGCGTGGACCTGGCGATGCTGGCAGGGCTGGAGCCGGCCGGCGTGCTGGTGGAAATCCTCAACCCCGATGGCAGCATGGCGCGTCGCCCTGAACTGGAAGTCTTCGCCCGCGAACATGGCTTGAAGATGGGCTCCATCGCCGACCTGATCGCCTATCGCCTGGCGACGGAGAAGACGGTAGAGCGCGTTGACGAGCGTGAGATCGAGACCGAGTTCGGCGGCTTCACGCTGGTGACGTACCGCGACCGGATCGCCCACGACCTGCATTTCGCACTCGTACGGGGCACCCCCGACGCGCAGACGCCGACGCTGGTGCGGGTGCAGGTGGAAAACCCACTGGCCGACCTGCTGCACTGGCGACGCGATGATTTCGGTGTCGCCGCCACCGACGCGCTGCGCGCGATCGCGGCTGCCGACAGCGGGGTGATGGTGGTGCTGTCGGCCCCGCGTGACAGCGAGACGCTGCTGTATCGCCTGCGCCAGCAGCCGCAGCCGGTCACGCCGGGAAAGGACAAGGATGTAAGCCAGTGGCGGCGTAACGGCGCTGGCGCGCAGATCCTGTCCGACCTCGGGTTGGGCAAGCTGCGGGTGCTGGGCACGCCGCGCCGGCAGATCGGTCTGGCGGGTTATGGGCTGGAGGTAGTGGAAACCGTCGGCTGTTGA
- the ribH gene encoding 6,7-dimethyl-8-ribityllumazine synthase: MSHFEGDLRSPGSARFAIVASRWNARITDALVTGARQALAGNGVAESEVDVIRVPGAWEIPLVAARLAAAHQHAAILTLGCVIRGDTRHYEHVADRCAEGLMRVQLDFGVPVLNGVLAVERAEDAEARAGGSHGNKGEEAALAALEMINLLEQLP, from the coding sequence ATGAGCCATTTCGAAGGCGATCTTCGCTCTCCCGGATCGGCGCGCTTCGCCATCGTGGCCAGCCGCTGGAATGCCCGCATCACCGATGCGCTGGTCACCGGTGCCCGTCAGGCATTGGCCGGCAACGGCGTCGCAGAAAGCGAAGTGGATGTGATCCGCGTTCCGGGCGCCTGGGAAATCCCCTTGGTCGCCGCACGTCTGGCCGCTGCACATCAGCACGCGGCCATCCTGACCCTGGGCTGTGTGATCCGCGGTGACACGCGTCATTACGAACACGTGGCCGACCGTTGTGCTGAAGGCTTGATGCGCGTGCAGCTGGATTTCGGCGTGCCGGTGCTCAATGGCGTGCTGGCGGTGGAGCGTGCCGAGGATGCCGAAGCGCGTGCCGGGGGCAGCCACGGCAACAAGGGCGAGGAAGCCGCCTTGGCGGCATTGGAAATGATCAATCTTCTGGAGCAACTGCCATGA
- the nusB gene encoding transcription antitermination factor NusB: MNKTTQGRPSGRPVRRDGVDPVLRSRARRRAVQAIYAWQISGGNGQSLVAQFAHEQAREVADLAYFEALVHGVLDNRRDLDEALSLFLDRSVEEVDAIERAVLRLSAYELRFRADIPYRVVINEAIESAKRFGSEHGHTFVNGVLDRAAIEWRKTESGH; this comes from the coding sequence ATGAACAAGACCACCCAGGGCAGGCCGTCCGGCAGACCCGTTCGCCGTGATGGCGTGGATCCGGTACTGCGCTCGCGCGCGCGCCGCCGTGCGGTACAGGCCATCTATGCGTGGCAGATTTCAGGCGGCAACGGCCAGTCGTTGGTCGCCCAGTTCGCCCACGAACAGGCGCGCGAGGTGGCCGATCTGGCCTACTTCGAGGCGCTGGTGCATGGCGTGCTGGACAACCGTCGGGATCTGGATGAGGCGTTGTCCCTGTTCCTGGATAGAAGTGTCGAGGAAGTGGATGCGATCGAACGCGCGGTACTGCGCCTGTCGGCGTACGAGCTGCGTTTTCGCGCCGACATTCCGTATCGCGTGGTGATCAACGAAGCCATCGAGTCGGCCAAGCGCTTCGGTTCCGAACACGGCCACACCTTCGTCAACGGTGTGCTGGATCGCGCCGCGATCGAGTGGCGCAAGACCGAAAGCGGTCACTGA
- the thiL gene encoding thiamine-phosphate kinase produces the protein MSLAEFALIERIRARSKGRDDIVLGIGDDAALLQPLAGHWLAVTADTLNSGVHFPAETRPADIGWKTLAVNLSDLAAMGATPAWGTLALSLPSAEAEWIDAFADGFFALADAHDWRLIGGDTTRGPLSLSVTAFGQVPHSQALRRDGAQVGDDIWVSGTLGDAAGALQLWKRGELDVTRIATDPTIEFLRQRLLRPTPRIALGLALRGLASAAVDVSDGLLADLGHIAVSSDVAVRVDAAQIPVSVPLRGALGDDGALRCALHGGDDYELCFTAPRSLRTTLGSLSRVVSPTLTLIGAVSTGTGVHCEGYSGPRGYEHFS, from the coding sequence ATGTCACTCGCCGAATTCGCCCTGATCGAACGTATCCGCGCCCGCAGCAAGGGGCGCGATGACATCGTGCTCGGCATCGGCGACGATGCGGCGCTGCTGCAGCCGCTGGCGGGTCACTGGCTGGCGGTAACCGCCGATACGCTCAACAGTGGCGTGCACTTTCCCGCCGAAACGCGGCCGGCCGATATCGGTTGGAAGACGCTGGCGGTCAATCTTTCCGATCTGGCCGCCATGGGCGCCACACCGGCATGGGGCACGCTGGCGTTGTCGCTGCCAAGCGCGGAAGCGGAGTGGATCGACGCGTTCGCCGACGGCTTCTTCGCGCTGGCGGACGCGCACGATTGGCGCCTGATCGGTGGGGATACCACGCGCGGCCCGCTGTCGCTCTCGGTCACCGCGTTCGGTCAGGTGCCGCACAGCCAAGCACTGCGCCGCGATGGTGCGCAGGTTGGCGATGATATCTGGGTCAGCGGCACACTGGGCGACGCGGCGGGTGCGTTGCAGCTATGGAAACGCGGCGAGCTCGATGTCACCCGTATCGCAACCGATCCGACCATCGAGTTCCTGCGCCAGCGTCTGTTGCGGCCGACGCCGCGGATAGCGCTGGGACTGGCGCTGCGGGGGTTAGCGAGCGCTGCCGTGGATGTTTCCGACGGTCTGCTGGCCGACCTCGGGCATATTGCGGTCAGCAGCGACGTAGCGGTGAGGGTGGATGCTGCACAAATCCCGGTGTCTGTGCCCTTGCGTGGTGCCTTGGGAGATGACGGCGCGCTGCGCTGCGCCTTGCACGGTGGCGACGACTATGAGCTCTGCTTTACGGCACCGCGCTCGCTACGAACCACCCTCGGCAGCCTTTCCCGGGTGGTGTCACCCACCCTGACCCTTATTGGCGCGGTATCCACCGGGACAGGTGTGCACTGCGAGGGTTACTCGGGTCCGCGTGGGTATGAACATTTCTCATAG
- a CDS encoding fimbrial protein, whose product MSRLETASKPRFFLALASVSMLASTSALACSVHGDDTFDSSITVQNELARDVALTEWRGLVGPGPEASPCPRTDLGLITVTKMRQLSFVRHIEVDGQRYPAYGWNSASPLIIFRAHKSAAPSENTPTPLTANDTNRYTARTSETSVGGGEYVRIRMHYRLFSRGGPMNGVESNILKAYTYLQGHINDGNIEHTLSLAISIPRLTCRLDNVTVALPDVRASELPVVHSDAGTRQFQVKMDCPSDRIPVQLTLNDAGAPTNTGSELTPGAGSTSKGVAVQLLRDGKPVIFGETWKHSNVRAGDNAIPFAARYLRTGDDLSAGTLEGKAILRADYQ is encoded by the coding sequence ATGTCCCGCCTCGAAACAGCGTCGAAACCCCGATTTTTTCTGGCCCTGGCGTCCGTCAGCATGTTGGCCTCCACGAGCGCGCTCGCCTGCAGCGTTCACGGCGACGACACCTTCGACAGTTCCATCACAGTCCAGAATGAACTTGCCCGCGATGTTGCACTGACCGAGTGGCGGGGCCTCGTGGGACCGGGACCAGAGGCGAGCCCCTGCCCGCGCACCGACCTGGGATTGATTACGGTTACGAAGATGAGACAGCTGTCTTTCGTGCGTCATATCGAGGTGGATGGTCAGCGATACCCGGCCTACGGCTGGAATTCTGCAAGTCCACTGATCATATTCCGAGCCCACAAGAGCGCCGCCCCATCCGAGAACACACCCACGCCGCTTACGGCCAATGACACCAACCGTTACACCGCTAGAACCAGCGAGACCAGTGTCGGTGGCGGCGAATATGTAAGGATCAGGATGCACTACAGACTGTTCTCGCGCGGCGGCCCAATGAACGGGGTCGAGTCCAACATACTCAAGGCGTATACCTATCTGCAGGGACATATCAATGACGGGAACATCGAACACACACTATCACTCGCGATATCCATACCTCGATTGACCTGTCGCCTGGACAATGTCACGGTCGCGCTGCCAGACGTGCGTGCCAGCGAACTCCCCGTCGTTCACAGCGACGCCGGGACACGACAATTCCAGGTAAAGATGGACTGCCCGTCGGACCGCATTCCTGTCCAGCTGACCCTGAACGATGCAGGTGCCCCCACCAATACCGGTAGCGAGCTGACGCCAGGCGCAGGATCTACTTCCAAGGGCGTCGCCGTGCAGTTGCTTCGTGACGGCAAGCCGGTGATTTTCGGCGAAACGTGGAAACATTCGAATGTTCGTGCGGGTGACAACGCCATACCCTTCGCCGCTCGCTATCTGCGGACCGGAGATGACCTGTCAGCGGGCACCTTGGAGGGAAAGGCGATACTGAGAGCCGACTATCAGTGA
- a CDS encoding fimbria/pilus periplasmic chaperone: MHYLSRSALAAPLLMLATAAPPASAAVTIEGTRIVVDGSLHRDTTVRISNDGSAPAMTQAWIDTGDSSAVPERLKVPFRITPAGPRVIQPSASHMFRITYAPRPSEALPTDRESVLYFNLLDIPPEQEDTAEQNLLRFAVRSRIKLFYRPPGLPGTAAAAAASLRWQIQNEGGTRWLTATNPGPFHVTVTKISVNDTTELEASMIPPHGQHRTALPPGSAASDRVSFSWLDDYGALRDQQSPVQVQRVSAEHSR; encoded by the coding sequence ATGCACTACCTCTCCCGCTCCGCGTTGGCAGCCCCCCTGTTGATGCTGGCAACTGCTGCGCCTCCCGCATCGGCCGCGGTCACCATCGAGGGCACCCGCATCGTCGTTGACGGCAGTCTTCATCGCGATACGACGGTAAGGATCAGCAACGATGGCAGCGCGCCCGCAATGACCCAGGCCTGGATCGACACCGGCGACAGCAGCGCCGTTCCTGAACGATTGAAAGTGCCTTTCCGCATCACGCCCGCAGGGCCTCGTGTGATACAGCCCAGCGCGTCGCACATGTTTCGCATCACTTACGCACCGCGCCCCTCCGAAGCACTGCCGACAGATCGCGAATCGGTGCTTTACTTCAATCTCCTGGATATTCCTCCCGAACAGGAAGACACCGCTGAGCAGAACCTCTTGCGGTTCGCTGTCCGCTCGCGCATCAAGCTGTTCTACCGGCCCCCAGGCCTGCCAGGCACCGCTGCCGCCGCTGCGGCTTCCCTGCGCTGGCAGATTCAGAACGAGGGAGGCACCCGCTGGCTTACCGCTACCAACCCGGGGCCTTTCCACGTGACAGTGACAAAGATCTCCGTGAACGACACCACTGAGCTAGAGGCCAGCATGATTCCACCGCACGGCCAGCACCGCACGGCGCTCCCCCCCGGATCGGCGGCCTCTGACCGGGTGAGCTTCTCCTGGCTGGACGACTACGGCGCACTGCGGGATCAACAATCTCCGGTGCAGGTGCAGCGCGTGTCTGCTGAACATTCACGGTAA
- a CDS encoding fimbrial protein, giving the protein MIAPSPQDTLKPMKIRASLTLPALLCTGLAFPCAATPLEITGEVTASTCLVNDSNGPIHIDLGRTSLSRINSLTRRDDTAFAITVSCPGSTGAQQIGLQLTGPADPVTGAIALDGPSSATRIGVAILTGQGEKLRMDEQPITLVNVPAGGQRRLDFFAALVPLGDGATAGSVRARAELTLIYR; this is encoded by the coding sequence GTGATCGCCCCTTCCCCGCAGGACACCCTGAAGCCGATGAAAATCCGAGCGTCTCTCACGCTGCCAGCCCTGCTATGCACGGGGCTCGCCTTTCCGTGCGCGGCAACACCTCTTGAGATCACCGGCGAAGTGACCGCAAGCACCTGCCTCGTCAACGACTCCAACGGCCCCATCCACATCGATCTCGGGCGCACCTCACTCTCCAGAATCAACTCCCTCACCCGGCGCGACGACACGGCGTTCGCCATAACGGTCAGTTGCCCGGGTTCGACAGGCGCGCAGCAGATCGGTCTGCAGCTGACGGGCCCTGCCGACCCGGTAACGGGGGCCATCGCGCTGGATGGCCCTTCATCGGCGACCCGGATTGGGGTCGCCATCCTCACCGGCCAGGGTGAAAAGCTGCGCATGGACGAGCAGCCGATCACTCTGGTGAACGTGCCCGCCGGCGGTCAGCGGCGGCTGGATTTCTTCGCCGCGCTCGTTCCCCTAGGGGACGGCGCCACCGCAGGCTCAGTGCGCGCTCGCGCTGAGCTCACGCTGATCTATCGCTGA
- a CDS encoding fimbria/pilus outer membrane usher protein, whose translation MRDMVSISHLLPKGRPHWRHIVAAVYLSSNAVCMAAATAASPRFSPGFLVGDAADALGHFESSAVKPGIYVLDVVVNGQLLRQESVTFVADSPDSAAMPCVSAALVRGMGVKAKFLQDLPEDVQCVDLPRWIDGASVQYDEAELRLVISIPQAAMASSPGGHVPLASREQGITAGFIDYQLQHRGVQRESVLSIGTRMGFNIGAWRLRHDGWFTHAAGGSRWRDGRTSLQRDLPNSGTRLQVGQEFTPGYLFDSVAYTGIRVASDRRMLADSLEGYAPVVKGVAQGSATVSIRQNGRLIRELVVPPGPFIIEDLVAGGGAGDLDVSVTEAGGQTHSFRVPFSAIPQALRPGVQEFSVVAGRLDPYSSIGTLPTEFIEATFGRGLDNRLTMLSGVQLSSRQKTFLVGTAFNTALGAIGLDARDTLVRRRGGVERGQSYRINYQRLFPGPGTGVGVTAWHSSGVASRGLIDLWPGPLSPSTARPAPERHEAALQRLQVNLSQRLADHSSLFVSYGREAALTDLQAGFSGRIGSVNYSLTALRYHHGEGEVDTRCSFFISMPLGTPASRHHVSGHFSPGPNARSQIRLSGASGARNELNYDASAGSIGSSRLLDTHASYQGGRGALSAGYGREGRRETWQVSAAGSIVLHADGLTFGQSLGDTVVLVQAVGATGAHVRSGHELRIGRNGYAVMPSASPYRWNQIELDPAGLPLDVQLLQTSQRVAPTAGSIVRVPFHVRRQRTLFIDAVDAQGQPLPFAASVQDESGRSIGVVGQGSVIRLQGAAESGALIVDAQGARRCRLEYQLPQAADVYGLSWSQGTCVPELPDTATR comes from the coding sequence ATGCGCGATATGGTTTCAATTTCCCATTTGCTGCCAAAGGGCAGACCTCACTGGCGTCACATCGTGGCTGCTGTTTATCTATCATCAAATGCAGTCTGCATGGCGGCGGCAACGGCCGCATCTCCGCGCTTCAGTCCCGGATTTCTCGTCGGCGATGCAGCGGATGCTCTGGGCCATTTCGAAAGCAGTGCCGTCAAACCCGGAATCTATGTGCTGGATGTGGTGGTCAATGGCCAGTTACTGCGCCAGGAAAGCGTCACCTTTGTTGCGGATTCTCCAGACAGCGCGGCCATGCCCTGCGTGAGCGCAGCGCTGGTCCGCGGGATGGGGGTGAAAGCCAAGTTCCTGCAGGATCTGCCCGAAGATGTGCAGTGCGTGGATCTTCCCCGGTGGATCGATGGCGCCTCCGTACAGTACGACGAAGCCGAACTGCGGCTGGTCATCAGCATTCCGCAGGCGGCCATGGCATCGTCGCCTGGCGGCCATGTTCCCCTGGCATCGCGGGAGCAGGGCATCACGGCGGGCTTCATCGATTACCAGCTACAGCACAGGGGGGTGCAAAGAGAGTCCGTGCTGTCCATAGGCACGCGAATGGGCTTCAACATAGGGGCGTGGCGCTTGCGCCACGATGGCTGGTTCACCCATGCGGCCGGCGGTTCACGCTGGCGGGACGGCCGGACGTCGCTGCAGCGCGACCTGCCAAACAGCGGCACTCGCCTCCAGGTCGGGCAGGAGTTCACGCCCGGGTACCTCTTCGACAGCGTTGCGTACACGGGTATCCGGGTCGCCAGTGACAGAAGGATGCTGGCAGATTCGCTGGAGGGCTATGCGCCCGTGGTCAAAGGCGTAGCGCAAGGCTCTGCCACGGTCAGCATCCGTCAGAACGGCAGGTTGATCCGTGAGTTGGTGGTGCCCCCTGGCCCTTTCATCATTGAGGATCTGGTTGCGGGAGGCGGTGCCGGTGATCTTGATGTCAGTGTCACCGAGGCGGGCGGGCAGACCCACAGCTTCCGGGTGCCATTTTCGGCGATTCCACAGGCACTGCGTCCTGGCGTACAGGAATTCAGCGTCGTTGCGGGACGGCTCGATCCCTATTCCAGCATCGGCACTCTGCCTACGGAATTCATCGAGGCCACCTTCGGCCGTGGCCTGGATAACCGGTTGACGATGTTGTCTGGAGTCCAGCTCTCATCCCGGCAGAAGACGTTTCTGGTTGGCACCGCGTTCAACACCGCACTGGGCGCTATCGGCCTGGACGCCCGGGATACACTCGTGCGGCGTCGTGGTGGCGTAGAACGGGGGCAAAGCTACCGGATCAACTACCAGCGCCTGTTTCCCGGTCCCGGGACGGGCGTGGGCGTGACCGCGTGGCATTCCAGTGGGGTGGCCTCGCGTGGCTTGATCGATCTCTGGCCGGGCCCGCTGTCGCCGTCCACCGCGCGGCCTGCACCGGAACGGCATGAGGCGGCATTGCAGCGGCTTCAGGTGAACCTGTCGCAACGCCTTGCAGATCACAGCTCGCTGTTTGTCAGCTATGGACGGGAGGCCGCCCTTACCGATCTGCAGGCAGGTTTCAGCGGGCGCATCGGAAGCGTGAACTACTCGCTCACCGCGCTGCGCTACCACCATGGCGAAGGTGAGGTGGACACGCGCTGTTCGTTTTTCATCAGCATGCCGCTGGGGACCCCGGCCAGCAGACATCACGTGTCCGGACATTTCAGTCCCGGCCCAAATGCGCGTTCGCAGATACGCCTGTCAGGCGCATCCGGGGCGCGTAACGAGCTGAACTACGACGCCTCGGCGGGCAGTATCGGATCGTCCCGGTTACTGGATACCCATGCGAGCTATCAGGGCGGCCGAGGTGCCCTGTCGGCGGGGTATGGTCGGGAAGGCCGCCGCGAGACGTGGCAGGTATCGGCTGCGGGCAGCATCGTGTTGCATGCCGATGGCCTGACGTTTGGCCAGAGTCTGGGCGATACCGTCGTCCTGGTTCAGGCAGTGGGTGCCACAGGTGCACACGTTCGCAGCGGTCATGAGCTGCGGATTGGGCGCAACGGTTATGCGGTGATGCCCTCAGCCAGCCCCTATCGGTGGAACCAGATAGAGCTGGATCCTGCCGGTCTGCCGCTGGATGTGCAGCTGCTGCAGACTTCGCAGCGTGTCGCCCCGACGGCCGGCAGCATCGTGCGTGTGCCGTTCCATGTCCGCAGGCAGCGAACCCTCTTCATCGATGCAGTTGATGCGCAAGGTCAGCCACTGCCATTCGCCGCATCGGTGCAGGACGAGAGCGGCCGCTCGATTGGGGTCGTCGGCCAAGGCAGTGTCATCCGACTACAGGGCGCTGCTGAAAGCGGTGCCCTGATAGTCGATGCGCAAGGGGCGCGGCGCTGCCGCCTTGAGTACCAGCTTCCCCAGGCTGCAGATGTCTATGGCCTGTCCTGGAGCCAAGGCACCTGTGTTCCGGAGCTGCCTGATACGGCGACGCGGTGA
- a CDS encoding fimbrial protein: protein MNAFHHHRLFHPDRSTQPEEIPMIYSRTSIKWTACLSVLAAIIANPVPARADTATLTVTGKILPGTCKLTIAPVTLKPLKAGDVKGGDLGMADGALKFDDCVGVTKAKLIFTGAAEDADYWKNEAPTGATGISLVLKDGQKFDTLLKPNDARTLDVATATASHPFRVGYHHVDKAPFTAGDVNANITVTATYE, encoded by the coding sequence GTGAACGCCTTCCATCATCACCGCCTGTTCCATCCCGATCGTTCAACCCAACCCGAAGAGATACCTATGATTTACTCACGTACTTCCATCAAGTGGACTGCTTGTCTGTCCGTGCTGGCCGCGATAATCGCCAATCCCGTGCCTGCACGGGCTGATACAGCCACACTTACCGTCACGGGCAAGATCCTTCCGGGCACGTGCAAGCTCACCATCGCACCAGTGACCCTGAAACCCCTCAAGGCCGGGGACGTTAAAGGCGGCGACCTGGGCATGGCCGACGGCGCGTTGAAATTCGACGATTGCGTCGGCGTCACCAAGGCGAAGCTGATCTTCACCGGTGCCGCAGAGGATGCGGACTACTGGAAGAATGAGGCCCCCACGGGCGCGACCGGTATCTCACTGGTTCTGAAGGATGGTCAAAAGTTCGACACCCTTCTGAAGCCCAACGATGCGCGTACCTTGGACGTCGCCACTGCCACGGCAAGTCACCCGTTCAGAGTGGGCTATCACCACGTTGACAAGGCACCCTTCACCGCGGGCGATGTCAACGCGAACATCACCGTAACTGCCACCTACGAGTGA